A region from the Aegilops tauschii subsp. strangulata cultivar AL8/78 chromosome 5, Aet v6.0, whole genome shotgun sequence genome encodes:
- the LOC109745726 gene encoding LOW QUALITY PROTEIN: uncharacterized protein (The sequence of the model RefSeq protein was modified relative to this genomic sequence to represent the inferred CDS: substituted 1 base at 1 genomic stop codon) has product MAPLVLKRRKAAPSPSPPLSEASSDSGSDSDLNLHDNSDPEDGFFPAGSAANDDDQDFSASDEEIDHDEESGHEEEDDGEMGELEEEYRTLQASQQSILQTLKQHRDDDASRGQAVKNQKALWDKTLEMRFLLQKAFTTSNKLPKDSTKSRFCSHDQEIEQAYVDLLDSSKQTLGSMLELQEALLERNQAAKEDFXRYYLTDTLPNSTGENDEWLQMQKVQTRITLFRNTEIDKWQRKTQVTTGAAALKGRLHAFNQNISDQVAGYMRDPSRMINRMYLRKSDVGVFGESAAQPATAVEGKDVEGDPELIDDSEFYHQLLKEFLESCDTGASESAFYALRKKQHKKRKLVDRRASKSRKIRYSVHEKIANFMAPVPMTVPPMASKLFENLFGMGNQKAPAV; this is encoded by the exons ATGGCGCCACTCGTACTCAAGCGCCGCAAGGCAGCAccttccccttcccctcccctTTCGGAGGCTTCTTCCGACTCCGGCAGCGACTCCGACCTCAACCTCCACGACAACTCCGACCCAGAGGACGGCTTCTTCCCCGCAGGGAGCGCTGCCAATGACGATGACCAAGATTTCTCTGCC AGCGACGAGGAGATCGACCATGACGAGGAGAGCGGCCATGAAGAGGAGGATGATGGTGAGATGGGGGAGCTCGAGGAGGAGTATCGCACCCTCCAGGCCAGTCAACA AAGCATTCTTCAGACATTGAAACAGCACAGGGATGATGATGCCTCGAGAGGCCAGGCAGTCAAAAACCAAAAG GCACTATGGGATAAGACCCTGGAAATGAGATTCTTGCTGCAAAAGGCATTTACCACTTCAAACAAGCTTCCCAAG GATTCCACCAAGTCAAGGTTCTGCAGTCACGATCAGGAGATAGAGCAAGCATATGTTGATCTGTTGGATTCATCGAAACAGACTCTTGGCTCCATGCTTGAGCTGCAGGAG GCTTTACTAGAGCGGAACCAGGCTGCAAAGGAGGATTTTTAAAGGTACTACT TGACAGATACTTTGCCTAATTCAACTGGAGAGAATGACGAGTGGTTGCAAATGCAGAAAGTGCAGACAAG AATAACCCTGTTCAGAAATACTGAGATAGATAAATGGCAGAGGAAAACACAGGTCACAACTGGCGCTGCTGCACTGAAAGGAAGGTTGCACGCATTTAATCAG AACATAAGTGACCAAGTTGCTGGTTATATGAGGGACCCAAGCAGGATGATTAACAGGATGTACCTGCGGAAATCTGATGTTGGTGTATTTGGGGAG AGTGCAGCACAGCCTGCTACTGCTGTGGAG GGCAAAGATGTGGAAGGTGATCCTGAACTCATCGATGATTCTGAATTTTATCATCAACTTCTCAAGGAGTTTCTCGAGTCATGTGATACGGGGGCATCTG AATCCGCATTTTATGCTCTGAGGAAGAAGCAGCACAAGAAGAGAAAACTTGTTGACCGCCGTGCTTCAAAGAGCAGAAAGATAAG GTACAGTGTCCACGAGAAGATTGCTAATTTCATGGCCCCGGTACCGATGACAGTTCCTCCGATGGCTTCAAAattgtttgagaatttatttggaATGGGCAACCAAAAGGCCCCTGCGGTCTGA